From Desulfosalsimonas propionicica:
AAGAATTTCACGTACGGATAAGTACGCTGCATTCTTCGAAATTGCGCAAGCCTTGATCTTAAACTTTTTACGGCACCATCTGAAATCAGACTTTTTACGATGCCATCAACTGCTGTCTGGCCCGGGCCGGGGGGTTTCTCATAAAAAAAGGCTGCGGGGCAACCCACAGCCTTTTGGCATGAAAAAAGGCCATGGGTTGCCTGCTTGCGTCTCCCCATGGCCTTGTTTGCGTATATCGGTTGGCTTTTTTACTGCGCCGATCCATGGGAAGACTTTTTAAAGAAAAAAAAGTTCCCGAAACCGGCATTCTCAGATGCTTGTCTCATGCGTTGGCAGACCTTGTAAAATTTTGAAACAAATGTGATGGCACCGTAAAAAACAGATGCCCGTACATTAAACAGCCCCGGCCGGATCTGTCAAGAAAAAACCGTTACTGGTTTAATTTGCCCTTAAATTCAGGCTTGCGTTTTTCCAGAAATGCGCTGGTGCCCTCCTTTGCATCTTCGCTGGCCATGCACAATGCAAAGGCGTTGATTTCGATTTTACAGCCGGTCTCCAGGTCCGCATCCATACCGTTTGCGATGGTCTGCTTGGTCGCCTGGACCGACACACGCCCTTTTCGGGCAATGGTTTTGGCTGTTTTCCCTGCGGCTTCCATGAGTTCGGCAGCCGGTACCACCCGGTTGACAATGCCTTTTTTCTCAGCCTCTTCAGCTGAGAGCATCATGCCCGTGAGAATCATTTCCCGTGCCAGATTCCTGCCCACAATGCGGGCGAGGCGCTGGGTACCCCCGAATCCCGGGATAATGCCCAGATTGATTTCCGGCTGTCCCACTTTGGCGTTGTCCGCGGCATAAATGAAATCGCAGGAAAGGGCCAGTTCCAGGCCGCCGCCCAATGCAAAACCGTTTACCACGGCTATCACTGCAATGGGCAGGGCTTCAATTTTAAACATGAGTTCATGGCCGCGGGAGGCAAAATGCTTTGCACTGACCGGATTGAGTTTGGCCAGTTCGCTGATGTCGGCACCGGCCACAAAGGCTTTGTCCCCGGCGCCGGTGATCAGAAGCGCACGGATATTCTCGTTTGCCGCGATTTCATCAACGGCTGCGTGCATTTCAGCAATTACCTGTTGGTTGAGTGCGTTTAAGGCTTTGGGACGGTTGATGGTGATGGTGGCGATGGCCTCGGCAACATTTACCTCAATGGTTTCATATGACATGTCAGCCTCCATATGCAAGCGGGTGAAAGGGGACGAAAGCAGAAAACGCTTTCAAACCGGGCGGATCTTTGATAGTAAAATAATGTTTATACTCAAAGTTAAATAAATGAATTTGTTTTATTTGTCAAATGTGGCAGCCTGGCGCAACGCTGCCGGAAAAGAACGCACCCTGGAGTCAAACAATGGATGATCAGGCGATTATAAAGGCATATAAGCGCTATGCCGGAAGTTATGACCGGATTTTTGGGAAAGTTTTTGAGCACGGCCGCCGGGCGCTGATCGGGAAAATGGGTTTTGCCCCGGGCCAGCGGATTCTGGAAGTGGGTGTGGGTACCGGGCTTTCTTTGCCGCTTTATCCCAAAGAGGTTTCGGTTGTGGGAATTGACATTTCACCGCACATGCTTTGGCATGCCAGAAATTATACAAACGGAAACGGCAGCCGGAGTTTGTCTCTGATGGACGCCCAGAGCATGAGTTTTGCTGACAATAGCTTTGATAAGGTGGCTGTCATGTACGTGGTGACCGTGGTGCCCGAGCCCGAAAAAATGATGGAGGAAATCCGGCGGGTGTGCAAGCCCGGGGGTGATATTTTCGTGGTCAACCATTTCAGCAACCCGCATCTGATTCCGAGGATGGTGGAAACGGTTATGCTGCCTTTCAAAGGCCTGCTTGGATTTCGTCCCCGTTTTTCACTGGAGGCGTTTCTTGCGCAGAATCCGCTCCAGGTTGTGGAGACCTGCCCTGTGAACCTGCTGGGATACTGGACCCTAATCCACGCGCGCAATGCTTCCTGAAATATAAGCATGACAGCCGGTGCATCGCCCCTTTTTGTTCCGGGCGCAGACGCTGCGGCAGCGAGGTTTGGAGAAAACCCGATTGGCGCGCCTGGCAGGATTCGAACCTGCGGCCTACGGATTAGAAGTCCGTTGCTCTGTCCGGCTGAGCTACAGGCGCGCATACCTGGATCTTCGCTGGTTGACAGGTAAAATCCTTGAGAATGGAAAAAATTTTTTTTACCATTAGAAAATGCTTTTGTCCATTATAAAAAGGCCACTTCTGCCGCAGCGGCAAAATCGCTTTATCTGAACTGAGCGATTCAATAAGGTTGAGATCTTGCGGGAAAAAACTTATTATAGGTTTTTTATGGCAAAAACCGCGATTGTTGCACTCACCGATGCCAGGTGAAAAAATCCGATGACAGCCCAAAGGTTATGAGCAAGCAGAAGCCAACCGATCATATTGAAAATCCGGAAAATGGCCGGTCCGACGGCGACACGGACGGCAGCAGCGATTCGGCAACCACCCGGAAGCTGAAACAGGCCGTGTCTTTGCCCGGAGAGCAGGGCCAGTTGGTCCCCTATGACCCGCTCCAGCGGTATCTCTCCGAGATCAGCCGTTATCCTTTGCTGACCCGGGAACAGGAGGTCGAACTCGGCCGGCGCCTGCAGGAGGAAGGGGATCCGGATGCGGCTTATATACTGGCCACATCCAATCTTCGGCTGGTGGTCAAGATTGCCATGGAGTTTCAGCGCACGTGGATGCAGAATTTGATGGATTTGATCCAGGAGGGCAATATCGGCCTGATGCATGCGGTGCAGAAGTTTGATCCTTACAAGAACGTCAAGTTTTCCTATTACGCAGCTTTCTGGATCAAGGCCTATATTCTGAAATTCATCATGGACAACTGGCGCCTGGTCAAAATCGGCACCACCCAGGGTCAGCGGAAGCTGTTTTTTAAGCTTAAAAAGGAAAAACAGAAACTTGTGGAGCAGGGTTTTGCCCCGGAGACAAAGCTGCTTTCCAGCCGGCTGGGCGTCTCCGAGCAGGAAGTGCGGGACATGGATCTGCGTCTTGACGGCTGGGATGTGTCTTTGGATGAGCCTTTAAAGGATGATTCGGACACCGAGCGGGGCGATTTTTTCAGTTCAGATACCGAGTCCATTGAATCCCAGGTGGCCCGCAAGGAAGTCGAATCCCTGCTGCGCGAAAAGCTCGGGGATTTTAAAAAGCAGCTTTCAGAGCGGGAGCTGGATATTTTTCAGCGGCGCATATTCACCGATACGCCCGACACCCTTCAGGACATCGGGGACAAGTACCAGATCTCCCGGGAGCGGGTGCGGCAGCTGGAAAAAAATATTGTCAAGAAAATGCGGGTTTTTTTCGAAAAAGAGATTCCGGACTTCGCCGCCTATGAACATCCCGAGGAAAACGATTAGCATCATGCGGCTTTCAGGCGCCACAACAAGTGAAAAGCCCATGGATTCAAGCCCTTTACCACGCCTCAGGATCCCCGCATTTGTTCGGTTCGGATGGTTAATGGTTATAGCTGCTGTCCTCACTGCCGGGTGCACGGGCAGGGATCACCACCCCGGGCCTTCGGTACCGGCTGCTCAACCCCCTTCTGACATTACTTTGCCTGCTGCCGGGCAGCAGCGGCCGGTCAGCCATTATTATGATTTTTTACGGGCGCAGCTGGCTGCCCGCTCCGGCCGGTTGGAAGAGGCTGTGGCCTTTATGAAAGAGGCTGTTGACAAGGTTCCGGATCAGGTGGTTGTCAAAAAAGAGCTTGCCATGCTCTACATCAAGCAGGGCAGGAAGGATAAAGCCCTGGAAATGATCCAGGAAGCCCTGGGTCAGGATCCGGACAACACAGAGTCCCTGATCGTTGCCGGTTCCCTCTGGCAGAGTGCCGGAGAGCTGGATGCAGCCCGGCAGGCTTATGAAAAGGTTGTCGAAAATGCGCCGGAACGGGAAAACATTGCCCTGATTCTGGCCCGGCTTTATCTGCAGCAGGAGCAGTTCAACCGGGCTGCAGAATTGATGACGGATTTTGTGGAGCGGTTCCCGGGAAATTATATGGGGTTTTATTATCTGGGCAAGGCCTGCAAAGAACTGGGCCGGCTCGGGGATGCAGCAGACGCTTACCAGCGGAGCCTCTCCATTGAGCCGGATTTAATGGAACCGCGTGCCGCACTCATTGATATTTACAGGCACCAGGGCAGAGACGCCAAGGCGGTTTACCAGTACCAGGCCATCCTTGAACGCGACCCGCGCAATGCCGCAGCCGCCCTTGAACTCGGAGTTTTTTACAAAAAACAGGGCCGGACGGATAAGGCCCGGGCAATCTGGGAGGATCTTGCCGGACGGGCCGGGCCTGATTCAGATGTGATCAAGGCTGTTACCGGGATGCTGGGCCGGCAGCAATACGATGATGCCATAATCGCGCTGTCAGGTGTTTTGGAACATGACCGGCAGAACTCCGCTCTGCATTATCTGGCCGGCGCAGCCCTTTACCTCTCGGAGAAAACAGGACCTGCTATGGACCATTTTCAGCAGGTGGCCTCTGACAGCGATTTTTACATTGATGCCATGATTCACCAGGCCATTATTTACAACCGGGAGTCCAAAACCGGACAAGCTGTCCGGCTGCTTGAAGCCGCCATGGAAAAAAGCGACAGCTTCGGAAAGGCGGCTCTGATTCCGTATCTGAGTGCATTTTATCAGGAACAGGAGCATTACCGGCAGGCTGAATCGCTTTTGCAGCAGGGGCTTTCCATTAATCCCGGAAGCACTGAACTGCTCTATGAACTCGGGGTTCTCTACGAAAAGATGGGCGATGTTGACGCTGCAATTGAAAAAATGAAACAAGTCATCGAAAAGGACCCGGAAAACGCAGACGCCCTGAACTATCTCGGATACACCTATGCCGATCAAAATATCCATCTTGATGAGGCCGAGTCCCTGATCCGCCGGGCCCTGGAACAGGAGCCGGAAAGCGGCCACATCCTGGATTCCATGGGATGGGTGCATTACCGGCAGGGCGATTATCAAAAGGCCCGCAAGTACCTGGAAAAAGCGGTTGAAAAAATCGGCGATGATCCCATTCTCTTTGAGCATCTGGGCGACGTCTACCGCAAAACCGATCAGCCCGGCCGGGCCCTGGAATATTACAAAAAGGCCCTGGAAAACGGGTCTGACCATGCGGATATCGTAAAGGAAAAAATGGATGCACTCCGGCAGGAGGTGTCACCTTGAAGGGCCGCCTGATTGTGCTGTTTTTGATTCTGCTCACAGCGGCCTGCGCTTCTGTGGAAAAACCGCCGCCGTCTGCCGTTTCCCGGATGGATGCGGGAAAAGCCGAATCCCTTCTTGCCTGCATCCGGAAAGCAAATGAGGCAATGACCCCCTATAAGGCCATCGGCCGTATCGGAGTGGACGATGACAGCGGATCATGGTCTGTCCGTGCGGCGTGGCTTGGCGCGCCGGGGGGGCGTTTCCGGGTGGAAGCCATGGGCCTTGCCGGCCAGCCCTTTGGCAAGATTATCTGCGGCCCGGAGCTGTGCTCCTTTCATTTTCCGGAAGGCGGGGAACTCCGGCGCAGGGACACCGGCCGGCGAAGTCTGGGACGGCTTGCCGGGGTGGATATTGATGTGGATGATCTTGCACTGCTGCTCGGCGGCGGTGTGCCCATAGCGGATCATGATAGTGTTGCCGCCTATCGAACGCTTTGCGGGGATCCCATGCTGGTGCTCAAAAAACGGTTTTCCGGAACCGTACAGCACATCCGGTTTTCCACCGACCCCATCCGTGTCCGGGAAGTGGAAATGTTTACCTGGCAGGGGACTGCCTATCGGGCGGAGATCCTTGCGGTGCGGTCTGCAGATGAACGAAATATGCCCTCTGAACTGCAGATTTCGGATGCAGAGGGCCATCGCCTGTCGGTGAGCGTGGAGCGCTGCTGGGCCGATGCAGCCGTACCAGCCCGGGCCTTTTCCCCGGAACTGCCCGGCAACACGGATACAGCGCCTTGAAGCAGGAAAGTGTTCGATCCACGGCTTGTCCGTCAAAGGCCGTCTGCCTTGAACTGCACCTGCGGTCTTGTTCCAACGTGACCTGCCTGGGGGTGCGGCCCAATTTTTCCGATTATCCTCCGGATGAGGCGGAATTGATCCGGGATGCGCCGAAAATATATTACCCTTCCACTTTTTATGCCGATTTGCTGGCAGCTGCCGGAAAACCGATTTTTCCGAGCGTGCATACTTACCGGTTTGTTCAGGACAAGATCAAGCAAAGCGCCCTGTTTGAAATCCTTGATCTGCCCCGGCCCAGAACCCGCACCTTTTATGGCAGGCGCCTGCCGGAAAAGATCCTGTCGCACTTCCGGTTTCCCTTTGTGGGCAAAATTGCCCGGGGTTCGGCCCTGGGCCGGGGCGTTTTTATGATTGCCGGCCGCGATGACCTGGATGCTTACTGCGATCAGACCAATACCGCTTATATCCAGGAATATCTGCCCATTGACCGGGATATCCGGGTGGTGGTCATCGGCAATAAAATTGCCCATGCCTACTGGCGCATTGCCGCGCAGGGAGAATTTCGGACAAATTTGGGCTGCGGCGGCAAAATCAGCCTGGATCCCGTGCCTGAATCCGTCCTTGATCTGGCCCTGCATACGGCCCGCTGCTGCGGGTGGGATGATGTGGGCATTGACATTTGCATGACAGGCAACAGGTTATACATTCTTGAAGCCAACATGAAATACGGCAAAGCCGGCTTTGCCGCAGCCGGCATGGATTATTACAGCATCATGGAGGAAAAGATCGCCAATGCAGAGATCTGAGCTTCCCGCCCTGCATGAGTTGACAGCGATGCTCGATGACCGGGAACAGCAAAGTCTTTCGCCCGGGGCGGCCAAAAGCGCCCGGGCCTTTCGCAGGCGGCCGGAAAAGCGTTTGGCAACAGATTACCGGCAGCCCTTTGCCGTGGATGTGGACCGTATCCTGCATTCTTTGGCGTACAGCCGGTATATTGATAAAACCCAGGTGTTTTACCTGATTCGCAATGATCATATCACCCACCGCATGCTCCATGTGCAGTTGGTTTCCAGGGTGGCGCGGACCATCGGCCGGTTTTTGGGATTAAACGAGGATTTGATCGAAGCCATTGCCATCGGCCATGATATCGGTCATCCGCCCTTTGGCCATGACGGTGAGCGGTTCCTTTCAAACTTGTGCCAGGCCGCTGGCATCGGGCCGTATCATCACAATGTGCAAAGCGTTCAGTTCCTGGAAAAAGTCGAGCGAAAGGGCCGGGGCTGGAATCTCTGCCTCCAGACGTTAGACGGCATTTTGTGCCATGACGGAGAGGTTCACAACCGGCACCTGGCGCCTGTGCAGGGCAAAACCTTTGAAGACCATCAGGCGGAACTCAACGAAAAAAAATCCGGCCGGCCGGTTGATCTGGTGCCCATGACACTGGAGGGATGCGTGGTGCGTTTTTCCGACACCATCAGCTATATCGGCAGAGACATTGAAGACGCCATCCGTCTGGGCCTGATCCAGCGTACGGACCTGCCGGCGGACTGTGTGCAGCACCTGGGCGATACCAACGGCACGATTGTCTATACCCTGGTCACGGATGTGATCCGCACCAGCTACGAGCAGGAGGCCGTGGCCTTCAGCCCGGAGATCTCCGGGGCTCTGCAGCAGCTGAAGCAGTTTAACTACAAGGCGATCTATTCAAATCCGGCCATCAAGCAGGACACACCCAAAATTGAAAGTTTATTTGACCATTTGTTTGAGCGGTTTTTCAATGATATTGAAGCCGGCAACAAACAATCACCTGTTTACCGCAATTTTATTGCCGATATGGCCCAAGACTACATGTCAGCGCACCGTCCTGCTGAAATTGTCCGGGATTTTATCGCCGGGATGACGGACCAGTATTTTTTAAACCTGTCCCCGGAGCGCATGCGGCCGCAGATTCGCGCCTGGTAATCCGGATCGTTGATGCCTGGCCGATGCTGAAAAAACGGTTGAGTTTTTCCGGCAAACGTTTCAATATAACAGTTTCACATAAAAATCGGACAAATTGCAGTTGCAGCCGGCACTGTTTTTTGTTGTGCCCTAAGACCCGGAGCCTTGTTGGAGGATATGCCCATGAAAAAGCTCAAGTATGCTTTCTGGCTGCTGATTGTGGTATTGGCGGCGGTTGTGGTGTTTCAGAACAAAGGGTTTTTCATTGTGGAGCGCAGTTTTAAGCTCAATTTGTATTTTTTCAAATACGCATCGCCTGAACTGCCCACGGCCTTATATTACTTTGCGGTGTTTCTCATCGGATTTCTTCTGTGTTATTTTTTGAGCCTGTCGGCAAAATTCAAGACCCGCAAAACCGTCCGGCAGCTCCATGAGCAGGCTGCGGCCAAGGATAAAAAAATTGCCGAACTGGAATCCGAACTGGCTGCTGCACAGGCACAAACGGTCCCGGCCGAGCCTGTCAGTCAACAGGATGTGTCTGACCCGCCGGAGACGCCCCCGGCTGGTACCGAAAAGTAAAAAAACAGGTTGCGCGATGGGATCCGGGACGGAACGGATCAGGGATATGTTTTTATGAAGGGCCGGCAAAGCAGTGATGCACAAATAACGCCCATGATGCGCCAGTACCTGGAGATCCGGGAGCACTACGCCGATTATCTTCTGTTTTACCGAATGGGTGATTTCTATGAGTTGTTTTTCGAAGATGCCCGGACTGCATCCCGGGAACTGGAAATCACACTGACATCCAGAAATAAGAACGAGGAAAACCCGGTGCCCATGTGCGGAGTGCCGGTCAAGGCCGCTGAAATTTATCTGGGACGCCTGATTGAAAAAGGCTACAAGGTGGCCATCTGCGAACAGACCGAGGACCCGGCCGCGGCAAAGGGGTTGGTCAAACGGGAAGTGGTGCGGGTGGTCACCCCCGGAATGGTTTTAAACAGCGATCTGCTCGATGCCCGCACCAACAACTTTATTGTCTCCATCCTCGCCCAAGGCTCCCGGTGGGGGCTGTCCTGTCTGGATCTTTCCACAGGGGCCTTTCGGGTCACGGAAAGCGGTGATGCGCATGTGCTGCTCGAAGAAATCAGGCGCATCGCCCCCAGTGAAATCCTGATGCCGGCAGCCGCCCGGACCGGTGATGATTATGAAATCTTTCGCACCTCGTTTGAGCAGTCCGTGACAACCTGGGTGGATGACGGGGCCTGTGAGTACAAACCGGCGCGTCAGCGCCTGATCCGTCAGTTCCAGACCCGAAGCCTGGAGGGCTTTGGCTGTGAAGGCCTGCAAGCCGGAATTGGCGCTGCCGGTGCCCTGCTGTTTTACGTCCAGGAGACCCAGAAACAGCAGATCGCCCATCTGTCGGGTCTTGAAACCTATTTTCTGGACCAGTACCTGCAGATAGACGATGTCTCCTGCCGCAATCTTGAACTGCTGGCCAATTTGCGAGACAGCACCCGAAAGGCCACTTTGCTTTCGGTGCTGGATTTTACCGTCACGGCCATGGGCGGCCGGCTGATCAAGCATTGGGTCCGGTATCCCCTTCTGGGGGTCGGTGACATGGGCGCCCGGCACGAGGCCGTGGATCAGCTGGCGGAATGCAGCATGGAGCGAAAGGCCATACGTGCGTCCCTGAAATCCGTGGCGGATCTGGAGCGGCTGGGCAGTAAAATCGTCATGGGCCAGGCCAATGCAAGGGATCTTGTGGCCCTGCGGCGCTCCATCGAGGCATTGCCGGAGATCCACGGCCACCTGGCCGGATTCAGCACGGATCTTTTGTGCCCGGATACGTCGATTCTGCCTGAGTTGACCGGTCTGGGCCAAATCATTGCTGCTGCGGTGGTCGATGACCCGCCGCCCGTGGTCAACGAAGGCGGCATGATCCGCACCGGATATGACGACAATCTCGATGAGCTCATTGCCATTGCCAGAGACGGCAAATCGTTTCTGGCCGAACTTGAGGCCCGGGAAAAACAGACAACCGGTATCCAGACCCTCAAGGTTCGCTACAACAAGGTTTTCGGTTATTATATCGAGGTCTCCAAAAACCAGGCGGATACCGTGCCCGCCCATTATGTGCGCAAGCAGACCCTGGTCAATGCCGAACGCTATATCACAGATGAGTTAAAATCCTTTGAAGCAAAGGTTCTCGGCGCCCAGGAGCAGCGCGCATCTCTTGAATACGAAATTTTCTGCAAACTTCGCGATACGGTGGCCCGAACCCATAAGTCCGTGGCTGCAGCCGCTGCATTTGTGGCCCAAATCGATGTGCTCTCCGGCCTGGCCGAGGCTGCGGTGCAGAACCGATATGTCCGGCCCGCCATCAACGAACAGGGTGTGATCGATATTGCCGAAGGCCGCCATCCGGTTGTGGAAAAACTCATTGAGGCAGAACGGTTTGTTCCCAACAGCCTGCGGATGGATAACCGGGAAAATCAGGTGCTGATCATCACAGGGCCGAACATGGCCGGCAAATCCACGGTGCTGCGCCAGGCTGCCCTGATCGTGCTTATGGCGCAAATGGGCTCTTTTGTGCCTGCAGACCGGGCCGATATTGCTGTAACGGACCGGATTTTCACCCGTGTGGGGGCCCTGGACAATCTGTCCCAGGGTCAGAGCACGTTTATGGTGGAAATGGAGGAAACCGCCAACATCATGAACAATGCCACTTCCCGGAGCCTGGTGATCATGGATGAAATCGGCCGGGGCACGTCCACCTTTGACGGTCTGAGTATTGCCTGGGCTGTGGCCGAATATCTCCATGACTTGGAGGATACAGGGGTGAAGTCCATGTTTGCCACTCATTATCACGAACTCACGGAACTGCACCGGGTCCGCAGGCGGGTAAAGAATTACAATATCGCGGTGCGTGAAATCAACGACGAGATTATTTTCCTGCACCAGCTGGCTGAAGGCGGCACCAACCGCAGCTATGGCATTGAAGTGGCGCGCCTTGCAGGGATGCCGGAAAAAGTTGTTGAGCGTGCCAAAAAAGTATTGGAGAATGTGGAAAAACAGGGTCATGTCCTGGGTCGGGAGGCAGCTGCGCCGGCGCGGCGCACCCGGGTTCAGCAAAGATATGTGCAGCTGCCCTTGTTTCAGGGCCCCGAGCAGGACGTGCTCGAGCGCCTCAGGCAGGCTGAGGTGGAACACCTGACCCCCATGGATGCCATGAACCTGCTTTACCAACTGCGGCAGAAACTTCTGGGCCAATCCGCAAGCCGGTCCGGGAACTCTGAGGCCGGCAATCCGTAAGCCGGAGATTTTGGCCATTAAACAACAAAGCAGCTGCATGAAACATAGACGACTGATTCATATTCTCGTTATCTGCCTGATTTGCGTGTTGGGATCCTGTGTATCCACGGGAGCCGCGCCGAATCAGCTTTATTTTGAGGCCGAGTCCTGCTACCGACAGCTCCAGCAGCACCCGGAGCGGCAGAAATACCGCAGCTATTGGTTAAAGTGCATTGAGCGCTTCGATGCTGTCCATGACCGGGACCCGGACGGTCCCTGGGCGGCGGCCGGGTTGTATAAGGCCGCAAGCCTGTACCGGGAGCTTTACAGACATTCCTACCGGTCTGCAGATCTCAAGGCTGCGGCTTCCCGGTTTCAACAGGTGAGCCGGAAATATCCCGAAAGTGCTTACAGGCAAAAAGCCCGCGCAGCTTTAAGAGACATCGGGGATGCGATCAAAGCCGATGAAAAGGCCGCAAAACAGGCCTATTTTCAAGCCGAGTCCTGCTACCGACAGCTCCAGCAGCACCCGGAGCGGCAGAAATACCGCAGTTATTGGATGAAATGCATTGAGCGCTTCGAAGCCGTCCATGAACGGGATCCGGAAGGCCCCTGGGCGGCGGCCGGGTTGTTTATGACCGCACAGCTGTATCAGAAACTGTATTCTTATTCCCGCAGTCCTGCTGATGAGCAAAAAGCCCGGTCCCTGTTTAAAAAAGTGGCCGGGCAGTATTCGTCGAGCGCCTACAGCCGTCGTGCGCGCAAAGCGCTTGACGCGTCTGCGGCAAGTGCGCACACCCCCGTGAACCTTGCCGGAGAAGACACTGCATCCGGGGAAGTCACCACCAATCATTCAGACAGCAGCAATACCCCCGCACCGGGAGAGGCGGTTACGGTTACCGGAATACGCTACTGGTCCAACCCGGAATATACCCGGGTGGTCATTGATGCCAATCAGGCCACTGATTTCAAGCACAATCTGTTGAAAAAAGATCCCTCCATCAACCAGATGAATCAGCGGCTGTATGTGGATCTGGACAACACCCGCCTGGCCAACCATATCCAGGAGCAGATTGCCATCAACGACACCCTGCTCAAGGATGTGCGCGCAGGCCAGTACCGGTCTGATACCGTCCGTGTGGTTGTGGATATCAAGTCCTTTGAAGATTACAATGTGTTTTCTTTGAAAAATCCTTTCAGAATTGTCATTGATGTAAGGGGGCAGGCCACTGCAGAGAAACCGGCCGATTCCTCTGATCCCGAAATATCCCGTAACCAGAAAGCTTCCATTGCCCGGCAGCTGGCCCTGGGGGTGCGGCGGATTGTCATTGATGCCGGTCACGGGGGCAAGGACTACGGGGCGCCGGGTTATTTAAAAGGAGTGCATGAAAAAAACGTGGTCCTGGAAATCTCAAAAAAACTGGCGGCCAGGCTTCGCGAGGAACTGGGCTGCGAAGTGCTGCTGACACGGGACAGGGATGTGTATCTGACCCTGGAGGAGCGCACTGCCATTGCCAATACCAAAAAAGCGGACCTGTTTATTTCCATTCATGCCAATGCCGCCAGAAACCGGAATGCATACGGCATCGAGACCTATTTTCTGAACCTGACGACCGATGAGGACTCCATTGCTGTGGCCGCCCGGGAAAATGCCACATCTGAGAAAAATATCAGCGAACTGCAGACCATTCTCGATGATTTGATGCGCAAT
This genomic window contains:
- a CDS encoding N-acetylmuramoyl-L-alanine amidase, producing MKHRRLIHILVICLICVLGSCVSTGAAPNQLYFEAESCYRQLQQHPERQKYRSYWLKCIERFDAVHDRDPDGPWAAAGLYKAASLYRELYRHSYRSADLKAAASRFQQVSRKYPESAYRQKARAALRDIGDAIKADEKAAKQAYFQAESCYRQLQQHPERQKYRSYWMKCIERFEAVHERDPEGPWAAAGLFMTAQLYQKLYSYSRSPADEQKARSLFKKVAGQYSSSAYSRRARKALDASAASAHTPVNLAGEDTASGEVTTNHSDSSNTPAPGEAVTVTGIRYWSNPEYTRVVIDANQATDFKHNLLKKDPSINQMNQRLYVDLDNTRLANHIQEQIAINDTLLKDVRAGQYRSDTVRVVVDIKSFEDYNVFSLKNPFRIVIDVRGQATAEKPADSSDPEISRNQKASIARQLALGVRRIVIDAGHGGKDYGAPGYLKGVHEKNVVLEISKKLAARLREELGCEVLLTRDRDVYLTLEERTAIANTKKADLFISIHANAARNRNAYGIETYFLNLTTDEDSIAVAARENATSEKNISELQTILDDLMRNAKINESSRLATYVHKDLIGHLDGHYSRIHDKGVKQAPFYVLLGAQMPSILIETSFISNKRECQRLTNSNYQKHLCDGIVQGVRRYIRDTRPTAFLGSGGDGAESN
- the mutS gene encoding DNA mismatch repair protein MutS; amino-acid sequence: MKGRQSSDAQITPMMRQYLEIREHYADYLLFYRMGDFYELFFEDARTASRELEITLTSRNKNEENPVPMCGVPVKAAEIYLGRLIEKGYKVAICEQTEDPAAAKGLVKREVVRVVTPGMVLNSDLLDARTNNFIVSILAQGSRWGLSCLDLSTGAFRVTESGDAHVLLEEIRRIAPSEILMPAAARTGDDYEIFRTSFEQSVTTWVDDGACEYKPARQRLIRQFQTRSLEGFGCEGLQAGIGAAGALLFYVQETQKQQIAHLSGLETYFLDQYLQIDDVSCRNLELLANLRDSTRKATLLSVLDFTVTAMGGRLIKHWVRYPLLGVGDMGARHEAVDQLAECSMERKAIRASLKSVADLERLGSKIVMGQANARDLVALRRSIEALPEIHGHLAGFSTDLLCPDTSILPELTGLGQIIAAAVVDDPPPVVNEGGMIRTGYDDNLDELIAIARDGKSFLAELEAREKQTTGIQTLKVRYNKVFGYYIEVSKNQADTVPAHYVRKQTLVNAERYITDELKSFEAKVLGAQEQRASLEYEIFCKLRDTVARTHKSVAAAAAFVAQIDVLSGLAEAAVQNRYVRPAINEQGVIDIAEGRHPVVEKLIEAERFVPNSLRMDNRENQVLIITGPNMAGKSTVLRQAALIVLMAQMGSFVPADRADIAVTDRIFTRVGALDNLSQGQSTFMVEMEETANIMNNATSRSLVIMDEIGRGTSTFDGLSIAWAVAEYLHDLEDTGVKSMFATHYHELTELHRVRRRVKNYNIAVREINDEIIFLHQLAEGGTNRSYGIEVARLAGMPEKVVERAKKVLENVEKQGHVLGREAAAPARRTRVQQRYVQLPLFQGPEQDVLERLRQAEVEHLTPMDAMNLLYQLRQKLLGQSASRSGNSEAGNP